The proteins below come from a single Streptomyces spongiicola genomic window:
- a CDS encoding GNAT family N-acetyltransferase, which translates to MEVVLREVRRPDLDTFFALMQDPEAARMAAFTPGDAGDRARFDARWERVLRTDDVNRTVVADGVVAGHAAVYGPPGEREVTYWIDRALWGRGVATSALRALLLLVPERPLHARAAADNAGSLRVLAKCGFTVAGRGTGFAHARGGETDELLLRLDR; encoded by the coding sequence ATGGAGGTCGTCCTCCGCGAGGTCCGGCGCCCCGATCTCGACACCTTCTTCGCGCTGATGCAGGACCCGGAAGCCGCGCGCATGGCAGCGTTCACCCCCGGGGACGCGGGCGACCGGGCCCGGTTCGACGCCCGCTGGGAACGGGTCCTGCGCACGGACGACGTCAACCGCACCGTCGTCGCCGACGGGGTCGTGGCGGGACACGCCGCCGTGTACGGGCCGCCAGGTGAGCGCGAGGTGACGTACTGGATCGACCGTGCCCTGTGGGGGCGCGGTGTGGCGACCTCGGCCCTGCGGGCACTGCTGCTGCTGGTACCGGAACGGCCGCTGCACGCCCGGGCGGCGGCCGACAACGCGGGCTCCCTGCGGGTACTGGCCAAGTGCGGGTTCACGGTGGCGGGGCGGGGCACCGGCTTCGCCCACGCGCGGGGCGGGGAGACCGACGAGCTGCTGCTCCGGCTCGACCGCTGA